The following DNA comes from Mesorhizobium sp. B2-1-8.
GCGCCTGACATAATCGTCGAAGAGTTTCTTGGAATAGGCGTAGACGTTGAGCGGCCGTTCCAGCGCCGGCTCCTCGCGAAATTCGGCGCCGCCGCCATAGACCGAAGCGGAGGAGGCGTAGAGGAAGGGCACGCGCAACGCCTGGCAGGCATGCAGCAGCCGTTTCGAATAGGCGTAATTCACCTCCATCATGAACCTGCCGTTCCACTCGGTGGTGGTCGAGCAGGCGCCCTGGTGGAAGACCGCCTCGATGCGGCCGAGCGAGCCGGCCTCCATGCGGGCCAGGAAATCGTCCTTGTCGAGATAGTCGGCTATCGTCAAATCGGCCAAGTTGGCGATCTTGTGACCGTCGGTGAGGTCGTCGACGACCAGGATGTCGTCATGGCCTTCGGCGTTGAGCGCGGCGACGATGTTGGAGCCGATCATGCCGGCGCCGCCCGTGACGATGATCATGAAGGCCTCTGGTTGCGTGCGATTCCGGTCCTTATAAGGGAGGCTGATCGGGCTGTCGACAAAGCAGGTGGCATAGCCGTGATGTAGAGCACCGAACTTGGCGCCGCCCCTCACCTGCCTGCCGGCATCCTCTGCCCGTCACTATACGGGAGAAGTGCCCAGCAGGGCGATGAGGGGCAGCGCCAATGCCTGTAAGAAGGTGATGGAGCGAAATCTCAGCGATTGCCTGGCGGCGAGACAGGCGTCACAGTGGCGCCGCAAAGCTGCCGCTTTTGTCGGTTCGCCGCCGACGGGATCACAGGGGACAAAAAATGCCGTCGACCGAACTGCTGATCGCGTTCTTCGCCACCACGGCGATCTTCGCCTACATTCCGGGTCCCGCCATGCTTTACGCCGCCGCGCAGACCATGGCGCGGGGGCGCTGGTCGGGGCTGACGGCGGCACTTGGCATCCATCTCGGCGGCTATGTGCATGTCTTTGCCGCTGCCGCCGGCCTGTCCGTGCTGTTCCATGCCGTGCCGCCTCTCTACATGGCGGTCAAGCTGGTCGGCGCGCTTTACCTCATCTGGCTCGGCATTTCGCTGTTTCGCAAGCGCGTCGAGGGCGACGTGGCGCTGCCGGCGATCGAGCGCAAATCGGCCCGCCGGGCGTTTTTCGAGAGCATCACCGTCGAGGTGCTCAATCCCAAGACCGCGATCTTCTTCATGGCGTTCCTGCCGCAGTTCATTGATGCCTCGGCGACCTTGCCGGTCTGGCTGCAGTTCGTGGTGTTGGGCACGACAGTCAACCTGATGTTCTCCTCGGCCGACATCGTCTGCGTGTTCCTGGCCGGCCTGGTGATCGGCCGGCTGCGGCGTTCGAGCCGGGCGCAGCGCCTGATGCAGCGGGCCGGCGGCGCGGTACTGGTCGGGCTCGGCGTCCACGTCGCCCTGCAGAAAACCTGACCTGTCAGGGTTTGCCTCCACCCCGGCGTTGCGCTGTGCCGAATTGCGGTATATCGGCAGGCATGACCGGCCGGCCTCGCAAATCTGCTGTTTCGACCTATCTGAGATCGGCGTTTCCCGCGCGTGGCAGATGACATGATCAATCACAATCCGCCTTCTCCCGAGCCCCTGCACCGCGCCATCGCGCGCTTCGGCGACGTCGCCGTGCTGGTGGTCGGCGACATCATCCTCGACCGCTTCATCAATGGCGTCATCGAGCGGATTTCGCCGGAAGCGCCGATCCCGGTGCTGCACGGGCGCGGCGAGACTTCGGCGATGGGCGGCGCCGGCAATGTCGTGGCCAACATCGTCTCGCTTGGCGCGCGCGCCATTCCGGTCTCGGTGATCGGCGCCGATGCCGCCGGCGACAGCCTGGCGCGGATGCTGGGCGAGCTCGGCGCCGACACGGCTGGGCTTGTGCAGCAGCGCGGCCGCATGACCTCGTCGAAGAGCCGCTTCAGCGCGCTCAACCAGCAGGTGCTGCGTTTCGACGAAGAAGAGATCAAGCCGCTCGGCGAGGCGGAACGGGCGGAGCTGACCCGCCGTTTCCGGGACGCATTGAAACAGGCGGACATCGTCATCTTGTCCGATTACGGCAAGGGCATATTGCTGGACGGCGTCGCCGCCGAACTGATCGCCGTCTGCCGCGAGGCGGGAAAGCCGGTGCTGGTCGACCCGAAGGGCCGCGACTATGCGCGCTATGCGGGTGCGACCGCCGTCACGCCCAACCGCAAGGAGCTTGGCGAGGCCGTCGGCCATGCGGTGTTCGCCGATGACGAGATCGTTGCGGCGGCGCGGGAACTGATTTCGGCGCACGGCTTCGACTTCGTCGTCGCCACACGCAGCGAAAAGGGCATGAGCGTGGTCGGCCCCGATGAGGCACGCCACATCGCCACCCAGGCGCGCGAGGTGTTCGACGTTTCGGGCGCCGGCGACACGGTGATCGCGACCTTCGCGCTGGCGCTTGCCGCCGGCGCCGATCCTGTCGCCGCGGCCTCCATCGCCAACGCCGCCGGCGGCGTCGTGGTGGGCAAGCGCGGCACCGCGCGGCTGAGCGTCGAGGAACTCGCCGGTGCGCTGTTCCGCTCGCATGGTCCGACCGCGCACAAGGACGCCATCCTCGACGCCGCCTCGGCCGCGCGTATGGTGGCGGCATGGAAGGCGGAGGGTCTGAGCGTCGGCTTCACCAATGGCTGTTTCGACATCCTGCATGCCGGCCATGTCAGCCTGCTGCACGCGGCGCGCAGCCAGTGCGACCGGCTGGTGCTAGGCCTCAACAGCGATGCTTCCGTGCGCCGACTGAAAGGGCCGGGCCGCCCGGTCAACGATCAGCATGATCGCGCCTGCGTACTCGCCGCGCTCGCCTCGGTCGACGCCGTGGTGGTGTTCGAGGAGGACACGCCGCTGGCGCTGATCGAAGCGCTTCTGCCCGACATACTGGTCAAGGGCGCCGACTACACGATCGACACCGTGGTCGGTGCCGATGTGGTGCAGAAGGCGGGCGGGCGCGTCGTGCTGGTCGATCTCGTCGCCGGCAAGAGCACCACCAGCACCATCGGCAAAATGCGCGCGGGCGGCAGCACCAATTGAGGGTTTCATGTCTGAACTGAACGATTATCTGGTCCGCTCGGCGGCCGCCATATCAGCTATGGTCGAGCGCGACCTGACCGGCGAGATGGAGCGGGCGGCGCGCGCCGTCGTGACGGCGCTTTCGTCGGGCAAGGCCTTCCTGATCGCCGGCAATGGCGGCTCGGCCAGCGACGCCATTCACATCGCCGGCGAACTGGTCGGGCGCTTCCTCAAGGAGCGCAAGGCCTACAATGTCATCGCGCTGCCGGCCAATGCCGCGGTGCTGACCGCCTGGGGCAATGATTATGGTTTCGACACGGTGTTTTCGCGCCAGGTCGAAGCGCATGGCTCGGCCGGCGGCGTGCTGCTGGCGATCTCGACCAGCGGCAATTCGCCGAGCATTCTGGCCGCCGCGGAACAGGCGCGCATGATGGACATGACCGTGATCGGCCTGACCGGCGAGAGCGGCGGCAAGCTCAAGCCGCTCTGCGACATCCTGCTCAACGTGCCTTCGACCTCGACGCCGATCATCCAGCAGGGGCATCTGTGCCTCTATCACCATCTGTGCGAAGTGGTCGAAGCGCGCCTGTCGAATGGCTGACAGGATCGGGACGCCGCACCCACTGATCGAACCGGGCCTGTGGGTGGAGGAGGTCGGCGACAGCGTTTTCCCGGCGCGCTCACCGGCGCTGTTCCTGGACCGCGACGGCACCATCAATGTCGATACCGACTATCCCAGCGATCCGGCCGAGATCGAGTTGAGGCCTCAGATGCTGCCGGCGATCGCCGCCGCCAACCGGGCCGGAATCCCGGTCGTTGTTGTGACCAACCAGTCGGGCATCGCGCGCGGCTATTTCGGCTGGGACGTTTTCGCGGCGGTCAACGGCCGCGTGCTGGAGCTGCTGGACGGGCAGGGGGTGTCCGTCGACATGGTGCTGGCCTGCGCCTATCACGAGGCGGGCGTCGGGCCGCTCGCCATGGTGGACCATCCGATGCGCAAGCCCAATCCGGGCATGCTGATCGAGGCGGGCAGGCGCCTTGATCTCGATCTCCGGCGCTCCCTGATGGTCGGCGACAAGCTGGCCGACATGCAGGCGGGCCAACGCGCGGGCCTGGCACAGGGCTGGCTGGTTGACGGTGAGGCGGCACTTCAGCCTGGCTTCGCCATCAGGCGCTTGCATGACGACCACGATCTCGGCAGCCTGCTCGCTGCCATCGACGCACTCGGATCGTAGGGCTTACGCCTGGTCGTTGCGCTCCGAGGCTTCGTAGAGCTTGGCCTCGGTGGCGAAGGAATAGATCATCACCGACATCGAGTAGACGAAGCCATGGCGGCCGCACAGGAAGTAGCGCTTGGCCAGGTAGAATTTGAGGAAGTTGCCGAACGGCGACAGCACCAGCCGCACCAGGCCGGGCTTCTTGCCTTTCTCGACCAGCGTCACCGCCTTGAGGCTGGAATAGGCGTTGGCCCGGGCAAGATCCTCCTCAACCGATATTTCACGGCGATGCAGCAAGACACCCTCTTCGATCGTGTCGGTCTCGCCCGGCACGCGAACGGATTCATGGACCCGCGCGGTGAGATCCATGGCGGCGCCTTCGCGGCGGAAAAGCCTGAGCAGCCTGTTGTGCAGCACCCAGCGATGGGCATAACCGTAGCCTTTCAGCCAGTCGCGGCGGCGCATGTACCATCCGCTGGCCTTGCCGCCGGCCGCCTGGGTGATGGCCACGATCGACTGCCGCAACCGGTCGTCGACACGCTCGTCCGGGTCGATCGAGAGGCACCAGGGCTGGTTGGCACGGTCGAGCGCGAATTGCCGCTGGCGGGGGAACCCCGGCCAGTCATTGTGCAGCAGCGTTATCGGATAGCCCTTGGCGATATAGCTTTCAACGCATTCGACGGTACCATCCGTCGAACCGGAATCGACGACGATGATCTCGGCACAGAAATCGATGCTTTCCAGGCACGGGCCGATCATATCGGCTTCGTTCACGCAGATGATGAGCGCCGAGACCGGGCTTGCAAAACGGGTCATGGTCCCCTTCCCATGGCGGATTCTCCCGGAATTCATGTTGCTCGTGCCATCTGTTCTCAAGCAATTCCGGGCGGAAAACCGTTACACATTTTTCCTGGAATTGCTTGAGAAACCAGTCAAGCGCCCAGTCAAGCAGTGAAATCCGGCAGAGCTGTTCAGCCTTGTATATCAGCGTCTTTCGAACACCAACGCGGCACCGGTGTGGCGAACGTCGGGAATTCGTCGGCGCACGGGCGCTCACCCAGACTCAGGAGCGCTCGAACGAGACCAGGCCTTCGTCCTTGACCCGGCGAATGGTGAGCGCGGTGCGCACGGTATCGACGTTCGGCGTCGAGGTCAGTTCCTCGATGACGAAGGTCTGGAAGGCGCCGAGGTCGCTTGCCACGCAATGCAGCAGGAAGTCGGACTCGCCCGACACCATCCAGGCGTCGCGTACGATCGGCCAGCCGCGCGTGCGCTCGGCGAAGATGCGCAGTTCGGCATCTGCCTGGTGATGCAGCCCGACCAGGCAAAAGGCGACGACATCGAGGCCGAGCGCCGGCGCGTTGAGCAGCGCGCGATAGCCACGGATGATGCCTGCCTCCTCCAGCCGCTTGACCCGGCGCAGGCAGGGCGGGGCCGAAATACCGACGCGGTTCGAGAGCTCGACATTGGTCATGCGCCCGTCCGACTGAAGCTCACGCAGGATCTTCCAGTCGATGGCGTCGAGGTCGGCCTTGAGCGGCATTGGGTTCTCGATGATCAGTGTGGCGCAAGAATCTTTCGCGATTTTGTAATTAAACGACTTTTGTGTCGAAGCCAGCCCTCGTCGACGCGATTTTAGGGGAGGTAACGAAAGCGCTCGACGCGCGAATATCCGCATGGGTCGAAGCTTTCCGGGGACGACGGCGCGTTCGTCTTGCTGGCGTGGCTGGCAGCCCTTACATTAAGCGCGATATTTCCACGTCTTTGGCACACTCGTGTCCGCCCCGCAGAGGCTCCAAATGATCACCAAGCATGCGCCCGTTCTCATCATCGGTTCCGGTCCGGCCGGCTATACGGCGGCGGTCTATGCCGCGCGTGCGATGCTGAAGCCGATGCTCGTCGCCGGTCTGCAGCAGGGCGGGCAGCTGATGATCACCACGGATGTCGAAAACTATCCCGGCTTCGCCGATCCGATCCAGGGGCCGTGGCTGATGGAGCAGATGCTCAAGCAGGCCGAGCATGTCGGCACCGACATCATCAACGACATCATCACCGAGGTAGACCTCAATGTGCGGCCGTTCCGCGCCAAGGGCGATTCCGGCACGACCTACACGGCCGATGCGCTGATCATCGCCACCGGCGCGCAGGCCAAGTGGCTGGGCATTCCGACCGAGCAGGACTTCATGGGCTTCGGCGTTTCCGCCTGCGCCACCTGCGACGGCTTCTTCTATCGCGGCAAGGATGTCGCGGTGGTCGGTGGCGGCAATTCGGCGGTGGAGGAGGCGCTCTATCTGTCCAACCTCGCCAAGAGTGTCACCGTCATCCACAGGCGCTCGGACTTCCGTGCCGAGCGCATCCTGCGCGAGCGGCTGTTGAAGAAGGACAATGTCCGCGTTATCTGGGACACGATCGTCGACGAGATCACCGGGCGTCCGGGCAAGGCACCGCTGCCGCCTTCGGTCGAAGGGCTGAAGCTCAGGCATGCCGTGACCGGCGCCGAGAGCCATCTCAAGATCGACGGCGTCTTCGTGGCCATCGGCCATGCGCCCGCGGTCGAGCTGTTCGCCGGCAAGCTGAAGCAGAAGCCGAACGGCTATCTGTGGACAGCGCCGGATTCGACGCGCACCGACGTGCCTGGCGTGTTCGCCGCCGGCGACGTTACCGACGATATCTACCGCCAGGCGGTGACGGCGGCGGGGCTGGGCTGCATGGCCGCGCTCGAGGCGGAAAAGTATCTGGCCGGCATCGAGGTGCATCGCGAGGCAGCGGAATAGGCGGCTCGCAAGACTGTTGAAAAAACGGCTTGGAAACGCCGTGTAAAAGCCCGATTTTTCATTCAGACGCCAACCGTAACGAGGGGAAATCATGGCGTTGGACTGGGACAAGCTACGCGTGTTTCACGCTGCGGCGGAAGCGGGATCGTTTACGCATGCGGCCGAGACCCTGCATCTGTCGCAATCGGCGATATCGAGGCAGGTCAGCGCGCTTGAACATGATGTCGGCGTGCCGCTGTTCAACCGCCATGCACGCGGCCTGGTGCTGACCGAACAGGGCGAGATGCTGTTCCGCACGGCGCATGACGTGCTGATGAAGCTGGAAACCATCAAGTCGCGGCTGACCGAGACCAAGGACCGGCCGTCAGGCGTGCTCAGGGTAACGACGACCGTCGGCCTCGGCGCCGGCTGGCTGACCGAGCGGGTGCAGGAGTTCATC
Coding sequences within:
- a CDS encoding glycosyltransferase family 2 protein; amino-acid sequence: MTRFASPVSALIICVNEADMIGPCLESIDFCAEIIVVDSGSTDGTVECVESYIAKGYPITLLHNDWPGFPRQRQFALDRANQPWCLSIDPDERVDDRLRQSIVAITQAAGGKASGWYMRRRDWLKGYGYAHRWVLHNRLLRLFRREGAAMDLTARVHESVRVPGETDTIEEGVLLHRREISVEEDLARANAYSSLKAVTLVEKGKKPGLVRLVLSPFGNFLKFYLAKRYFLCGRHGFVYSMSVMIYSFATEAKLYEASERNDQA
- a CDS encoding Lrp/AsnC family transcriptional regulator, producing MPLKADLDAIDWKILRELQSDGRMTNVELSNRVGISAPPCLRRVKRLEEAGIIRGYRALLNAPALGLDVVAFCLVGLHHQADAELRIFAERTRGWPIVRDAWMVSGESDFLLHCVASDLGAFQTFVIEELTSTPNVDTVRTALTIRRVKDEGLVSFERS
- a CDS encoding SIS domain-containing protein, which gives rise to MSELNDYLVRSAAAISAMVERDLTGEMERAARAVVTALSSGKAFLIAGNGGSASDAIHIAGELVGRFLKERKAYNVIALPANAAVLTAWGNDYGFDTVFSRQVEAHGSAGGVLLAISTSGNSPSILAAAEQARMMDMTVIGLTGESGGKLKPLCDILLNVPSTSTPIIQQGHLCLYHHLCEVVEARLSNG
- the gmhB gene encoding D-glycero-beta-D-manno-heptose 1,7-bisphosphate 7-phosphatase, with protein sequence MADRIGTPHPLIEPGLWVEEVGDSVFPARSPALFLDRDGTINVDTDYPSDPAEIELRPQMLPAIAAANRAGIPVVVVTNQSGIARGYFGWDVFAAVNGRVLELLDGQGVSVDMVLACAYHEAGVGPLAMVDHPMRKPNPGMLIEAGRRLDLDLRRSLMVGDKLADMQAGQRAGLAQGWLVDGEAALQPGFAIRRLHDDHDLGSLLAAIDALGS
- the trxB gene encoding thioredoxin-disulfide reductase, whose product is MITKHAPVLIIGSGPAGYTAAVYAARAMLKPMLVAGLQQGGQLMITTDVENYPGFADPIQGPWLMEQMLKQAEHVGTDIINDIITEVDLNVRPFRAKGDSGTTYTADALIIATGAQAKWLGIPTEQDFMGFGVSACATCDGFFYRGKDVAVVGGGNSAVEEALYLSNLAKSVTVIHRRSDFRAERILRERLLKKDNVRVIWDTIVDEITGRPGKAPLPPSVEGLKLRHAVTGAESHLKIDGVFVAIGHAPAVELFAGKLKQKPNGYLWTAPDSTRTDVPGVFAAGDVTDDIYRQAVTAAGLGCMAALEAEKYLAGIEVHREAAE
- a CDS encoding LysE family translocator; its protein translation is MPSTELLIAFFATTAIFAYIPGPAMLYAAAQTMARGRWSGLTAALGIHLGGYVHVFAAAAGLSVLFHAVPPLYMAVKLVGALYLIWLGISLFRKRVEGDVALPAIERKSARRAFFESITVEVLNPKTAIFFMAFLPQFIDASATLPVWLQFVVLGTTVNLMFSSADIVCVFLAGLVIGRLRRSSRAQRLMQRAGGAVLVGLGVHVALQKT
- the rfaE1 gene encoding D-glycero-beta-D-manno-heptose-7-phosphate kinase — its product is MINHNPPSPEPLHRAIARFGDVAVLVVGDIILDRFINGVIERISPEAPIPVLHGRGETSAMGGAGNVVANIVSLGARAIPVSVIGADAAGDSLARMLGELGADTAGLVQQRGRMTSSKSRFSALNQQVLRFDEEEIKPLGEAERAELTRRFRDALKQADIVILSDYGKGILLDGVAAELIAVCREAGKPVLVDPKGRDYARYAGATAVTPNRKELGEAVGHAVFADDEIVAAARELISAHGFDFVVATRSEKGMSVVGPDEARHIATQAREVFDVSGAGDTVIATFALALAAGADPVAAASIANAAGGVVVGKRGTARLSVEELAGALFRSHGPTAHKDAILDAASAARMVAAWKAEGLSVGFTNGCFDILHAGHVSLLHAARSQCDRLVLGLNSDASVRRLKGPGRPVNDQHDRACVLAALASVDAVVVFEEDTPLALIEALLPDILVKGADYTIDTVVGADVVQKAGGRVVLVDLVAGKSTTSTIGKMRAGGSTN